The stretch of DNA CAGCACGCCCGTTTCGTCCAGACCGCGCCGCCCGATCACCCTGGCAAGAACCCGCCGTGTATGATCTGCACTGTCGGACAGCGTTGCGATGGAGATCCGGTTTTCGTCCAGCAGGTCTGCGGTGGTGGCCCCTGCCGCCGGGTCCCGCTTTTCGGCCTGTGCATCAGTGCGCAGCGCGCGCGCCTGTTCGCTTTCGTTTTCGGGCGGGGCGCGGCGAATGGCACCATGGCTGTCACCGAGCGCGATATGGGCCAGTTCATGTGCGAGAACGCGATCACCCCTTTGGGTCCCAGGTCGGACCGACGGGCCAAGCACGATCGAGCTATCAAAGGCAAAGGCGCTGGCCCCGACCTCTCTTGTGGCCGCCGCGGCGGCGGGGCCGGTGTGAAGGCGGATGTTGTCAAGATTGCTGCCATAGCGGTTTTCAAAACGCTGTTGATCCCCGCGCGCCAGCCTTTGCCCACCCGTTGCAGCCGCCGCCGCAGCGCAAGCCGGGCAAGTCCCGCCGCAAGCACAGTTCCTCGTATGCTGCGCGACGACTTCTGCCCGCCGTTCCTCGGGGGCATCATGGCGCCCGACTGGCGCCCCAGCGGCCCTAGGCAGCCCAAGCCGTTGCGCAGTCTGGTTTGCCAGGCGTGCTGGTCTGCCCTTGGGTGTACCGTGGGCCGCCTGCCCGCCGCGGCCGGTTTTGGCCCCGCTGTCTTTGGCGGCCATCTTTGTCGAAGACGCAGGTGTCGCAGACATCACAAACCTCCTTATGCGATCCCCTCGCCCCCAATCTCGGTAACGGCATTGGCAGCCACGTGCATGACGGCGATGCGGGTCGCTTCGGCAATGGCTTCGGCGAAGGGCCGCACATCGTCGGCTGCGACATTGTCGTAGACGTGAAGCAAGGCATTCAGCACCGCCTCTGTGGCGGCCTCATGGGCTTGGTCGGGGTTGATCGGCATGGGTGATCCTTTCACAGGTCGCGGGCTAGCCCATCGCGGTTTCGCCACCAGGTTGCGGGATGTCAGGAGTGATGCCCGAGCCGCGCACCGGTTCGACATCAGCGCCCGGGGCAATGGGCGGCGGTGTGGTCTGGATACCAGGCGCGTCGCGCGGCACGGGGAAATCTCCCACCTGGTTGTTCTGCAGCAGCCATTCGAACTCGCGACCCTGAGGCACGACAATGATCGTGTTGGCGGCCCCGCCCATTTGCGCTTGACCGTCCTGATCCGGCACAGGGGTCATCCCGTCGTTCAGACCGTAGGCATCGTGGATGCTGTCGCCGAAAGCCGCGTTGCCGACAAACCCGCTCGAGAATCCGAACAACCCGCGGATGGCGGCCCGTCCGCCCGGCGTCGGACCTGTCAGCAGCGTGCCGCTGGGCCGGGCAAAGCCCGTCGAACTGGGAAAGAGAGCACGGAGCCAGCCATTTTGTTGGACCAGATGCGCGCCGCGCTCTACCGGGGTCATCCCCTGAAGGGGGCCAAACTGTCCTTGCGGGAGGGTCTTTTGCCCAATCTCGTACAGAAGCCGCTCGCGCATCGGTAATTGACCGTAGGCAGCGTCGTTCTGGGCACCCTGCCGGAACCAGTTTGACAGTGCCCGCGTCGGTCCCGGAATACGGCCAATCAGGCGGAAGGTGCCGCCGGTGACGACCCCGATTGTTGCGCCGGTGAACCCGTCCACGACGTATGTGTCGACGCCCGAAAACTCGCCGCCATGCACATCCGAAATCCCCCGGAATGACATTGACCCGGCCGCCCCGGTCGCCCCCCATGACGCCATGACACTGAACCCCGCAGCGCGCACCCCGTTGTAAATCATCCCACCCGAGGCGAGCACGACGGCTTCTGCGATCATCTTACCGTAGTCGGCCACGTCCATGCTGGCCACCGTAGGGTCGCCTGGTGCAGGGGCATTGGCCACGTTGGGTTTGAGCAGGATGTAACCCCCGGCAATCACCATCGGGATCCAGAACCAGCCATAGACTGCGCCCGGATCCGCGGACAAAAGCGCTGAGCGTCCGTCCCAGTCGTGCGCCTGGCGTTCCAGCGCGCCCCGGGATTGCGGCGTGCCTGGAATTGCCGACTGGGCGGCGTGGATCAGTTCGTGGCGCAGAACCTCTTGCCGGGAGGGCGCGCCGGGCAATTTATGACCTTCCCCCAAGAAGACCCGTCCGGCATAGGAAAAGCCGAGCATCCCCATGTCGCGGGCGGCCGCATGGGACGCCGGGGTGTCATAGACGTCAATGCGCGGACCACCCGGCGTCAGCGCTCTGCGTTCCGAGGGCGGGCTCGTCATCGCGCCCTTCGCCTTGGCTGTGCCTTGGCTGACCGGTGTCAAACCCGCCCCGCGGCGCGCGGCCTGCAGCATTTGATTGCTTGACCCACCCGCACTTTGATTGCGTGCCCCTGCGCCCCGGGTCCGCAAGGCGCCGCCCATAGTGCGGGCCGCCCGGTCGGGTGATCTGCCGGAAAGCTTTTTCATCGCTCGCCCCCTACCCTGTCGCCTGCTGCACCAGCTTGAAGTGCTGCTTGAAGGCAGCAGCGGTCGGGGCGCGGCCTTGCTTGACCAATTGCCTTTCGACCGCCTTCAAAAGCGCCTGCATGGTAATCTTGGCACCAGGTTGCCCGGCGGTTCGAAGGGCGGCGTCCAGCGCGATATTCCGGATCTCGCCCCCGGTATTTTCGAAATTGCGCGCAAGAAAAGCAAAATCGACATCCCCGGCGAGCGGCACCTCAGGCGGGAACATCCCCGCCCACAATGTTTCGCGCAGAGCCGCGTCCGGCCTTGGAAAATCAATCACGAATTGGATGCGCCGGGAAAAGGCGGCGTCCAGCCCACGGGGCATGTTGGTCGTTAGGATGACGATCCCGTCGTGTCGTTCCATCTTTTGCAGGAGATAGGCACATTCGATATTGGCATAGCGATCGTGCGCCTCTTTGACCTCGGAGCGTTTGCCAAAAAGCGCATCGGCCTCGTCAAAGAAAAGGATCGCATTGGCCTCGCGGGCAGCGTTGAAGATCGCATCAAGGTTTTTTTCCGTTTCGCCGATGTACTTTGAGACAATGGCAGAGAGTTCGATGCGGTAAAGATCAAGCCCAAGTGCTTTGGCAATCACACTTGCCGCCATGCTTTTCCCGGTGCCAGAGGCACCGGTAAACATCGCAACCAGACCCCGGGCGGGCCCGAGCCGCCGCTGCATGTTCCAGGTTTCGTAGACCGTGCGCCTATGCCGCGTTGCAGTGATAAAGTCGTTGATCCGGTCCCGCACCGCCGGGGCCAACACGAGATCATCAAAGTCGTAACGGTCTGCGACCTGGGCGGCGCCCGCGCTGAAGGCGGCGCTAGATTGATCGCGCGCTGCTGCGTTCAATTGATCGGCTGTCAATCTGCGGTCTGATCCAGCCTGCGGGCAAAGCGCCTCAACCGCTGCCGCGATTGCGCCAAAGCGCAGGGCGAAAAGGTCGGCAGTGCTCCAGATCGCTTGGGCCTCTGCGTGTAGCCCGTGGCCTTGCAGGTGGAATTCCCAGGTGGCTTTACGCTCTGTAACGCTCAGCGCCGAGACAGGCACCGGCCTCGCCGTCGGGCAAAGCCGTTTCAAGCTGGCGGTTTGGTCCGTCAATAAAAGGGTTGGTACGTTCAAATCTGTCGCAAGTTGCAGCGCGTCGCGCAGCAAGAAGTCTGCGCTCAGCTCTGCAGCGGATTGCACCAGCAGCGCGCTGTCCGAGATGGCGGCCAGAACTACTGCCTGACGCAACGCCGCAGCCGGTCGCTCCCCACGCGCCAATGGCCGGGCATCGACAGTGAACACCGCCGCCACATGCTGGCTCAGTAGGTCGCGGGCATAAGTGGCGCGTCCAGATCCCGCCTCTCCGATCAGCCCGATCACTTGCTTGCCCAGATGGGCGGAGGCCGTTGCCAACTGGTCGGTGAAGCCTGCGCGGGGCGGCAGGCTCGGCATTCTGCATGCGGGAGCCTCATGCACTTGAACACCCTCCACAGCAACCGCATAGCTCAGCGGCGCCCCCATGAGATATGCTGCCAGCCCGTCCTCCAGCGCAAACCCCTCAGGCGCGCTATCGGGTACGTGCCCCAGCAGACCGAACCTACGCAGCTTGCCCTTGGCCCCGAGCATCCAGCGCGCCGGGTTTGTCGCGCCCCAATCCAACAGGCGCATAATGAGATCCACCGTCAGATAGGGCCGTCCGATATTGTCATTGAGATACGCAAAAAGTGGTGCGTACTTCGCGTCGAGATGCGGGGCGAGCGCGATGAGCAACACCTGCTCCTCGCCCACTGTCAGTCCGAGCCGCCGCACTAGACCTTTCCAGCGGTCTTGACGGGCCAGCGTTGCCATCGCAACAGGCCATTGCGTGGCGAGTTGTGCGCATAAAGGGCTTGCAGCAGCGGTCTCCTGCCTTGCCTTCAGCAGCGCATCAACCTGTGCATCGGATATGTAAAGTCCGCGAAACTCGTCTGCCGAAAGCTCAAATCGCGCCCGCAGGCGCAAGGCTGCCCGGTGCACCATCAGATCGAGGCACTTTAGCGCGTAGACAAAGGGGCCCTCGTCGGTCATCCTCACTCCCCTTGCGCCAGTTGCACAAATTTGCCCGGCACCACTTCGTAGCGCTGCCGCGCCAGACCGGTGAGGTTGAGCATGATACCGAGGGGCGCATGATCGAGGGTGACATTCACCGCGCTTTCCCCGTCCACAAGCACGCTGGCCCCCATGGGCAGAATGTTCTGTCGTAGAAAGCCGACGGTTGCATCCGCGAAGCCGGGCAAGCGGTATGCGAGCCGCTTGCATACGATCTGGGCGAGCCAGGGGATCTGCGGAGTATCGATGGTGAGCGCGAGTGTTTCTGCGTCGGCTGCGGTGGTTGCACTCTCTGCGTCATTTTGGTTGGCAGAGGTTTCAGGTGGGTGATCCGTTACCTCCATCCAATAACCGTGGTTGCCACAGGTCAGGTACCAAAGGGGGGCGGCTTTTCTCCAACGCACTTTTTTAGCGCCTTCGGCAAGGAACCAGGGGTGCAAGATTTGCGCCAATCGGTCCGCGCTGATCTCGGGCACCGTGTCCTGCGCGGCTGGATCCGCCTCGAACAGAACCGCAAGCGTGGGGTCATGGTGCAAGTGTGACAGTTCGGCCCCCAATATGCGGGCGAGGACGGCCTCTTGCGCGGCACAGATCACGCGTAGATCCGTATCGGGAAACAAACGGTTCCAAGGCAGCGCACGGATCTGCGGCCACAGCAGGAATGCGCCGCCAAACGGGGTTGCCCGCTCCTGCAAAGAGGTGTCTTTGACTTCTGCCTCCGCCATGCCTGCTGCCTTCGCCACAGCAGCCGAGATGGCACGCGTCTCTGTCGGGTCTAGCGTTCGGGACCGGTCAGCGCTTGCCCAACCAGTGTCCGGCAAGATCTCTGTGAAAGACTGCGACTTCGCTTGACTTGCGCCCTTGGCGACGTGATCCAGGACCAAGGCGGCCAGCGCACGGACCCGCATTGGGCCAAGGGTCAGCATCGGTGCAACCGCATCTGGTCTTGTGGCCAGCAGGGCCAGCACGAAATGATCGTGGCTTTGCCGCGCAGAGAATGGCAGGTATTGCACCTGCGAGACGGCGGCCCGCGCCAAGCTGTGCAAAGCACGGGGAACCGGATGCGTTGGGGGGGGTGCAAGAAAGGCGTCCAGCACGCATTGCGCATCCTGGCTGCGCAATGCCTCTAGGCAGCGGTTCAGGTCGGAGGGTCGTAAAGCATTGCAGGCCGCCAGCCCCTGCGGGATGTCCCGCAGCAAAGCCGTGCGGATTGCCACCGAATGATCAAGCGGTTTCAACCCGTCAAAGTCGAACCAAAGGCCGGAGTGCCAGGCGCGCCCCTGCACCAGATCCGCGAGAAAGGCGGCGAGCCGGGTTGGTTCATCGTCAAAACGCAAGACATCCGGGCGGGCGATGGCACGCAGCACTTCCACCGCAAGACGCTGCCCCCAAACCCGTGCGATGGTATCCCGATTTATGCTTGTGTCGATCTCCAGAGTGACCTCCAGCCTTTGAAGATGGATGATGCTTTCCGACCCGCGCCAGTCTCCCGGCATGGCCTGATCCAGAGCTTGCTGCGTTGCTGCGCTCAGCGCGGTCTTCGCAGTCCGCTCCAGACTGCCCCGGACCTGGTCCGGCTGGGCTTGGGCGCTGGTGCTGCAATCGAGCCGCAGCCGCTGAATGGTCAGCAGGTCCTCTGCCACGCTGACCTACCTTTCGCCCAGCGCGATGAACATGAACCGCGTGTCAGTTTCCCCAAGGGGCGCCCCGTTCTCATCGACCGTGTCATAGCAACGCAAGGTGACTTGCGTGGCACTGACATTTTGCACCGAAATCAGATTGTCTATGTCGCTAATTGTGGTTGCAGTGACGAAAGGCGCGGCAGCAAACGCTGGGTTGAAGGTGATCCGATACACCCCGGTTTCCACCTGCACTGCGGAAAACCCCTGCCCGCGCGCCACGGTGCCACCGGGGCTGATCTCTCCCCCCAGCATGCGCATGTTAGGCGTCGTGCCAACGGCAAAGAACTCACCCGTATCGCCCAGCTTGACGTTGCCACGCACATCCAGCGCCTCTGTCGGGGCATCAGTCCCAATTCCCACTTCTCGTCCATTAACGTCGATGGACAGGGCTGGCGTGCCAGCTCCGGTCTGGAAAACGAAACGGTCGCCCACGTCCCTGTATTGAAGTCCCCACTCAGGCGACGCCGGGCTGTGGGCCAGCACCATGCGATCTACATTGTTAATATTGGCCTCGAACATAAAGACCAGGGGGTCAGAACCGGGTTTGAACCCGATGGTCCCGTCGATGGTAACATCGGTATAGGGGTCCTCTGTTCGCAACCCTATTTGGCCGTCTCCGATGATGCCAAAGTTGTTGTCGCCCCCGGTCAGATGACCGATCCAGGTCGTGTGATTGGGGTTAAACTCATCCCCGCCATTGCCGGTTTGCTGAAATTGCATCCGAGGTGGATCATTCTGGTCCGAGATCACGACCAAGGGCGCGCTCTGTTCACCGTATTCGATCCAGAACCGGCCCGCGTCGCCCTCATCCCCACCATCGCCAACCCGCATCCACATGCGGTCACCGAGGCCAGAACTGGCTCCAACCGGCACATCCGACACCTCCAGCTTGGCCCGAGGGGCAGTATTGGCAATACCCACGCGGCCTGACGCGTCAAGGTAAAGGGCGCCAGGCTCCTCCCCCAGCTTGTTGAAACTAAGGCTCTCGCCATCCAGCCACAGCGCCATCTCCCACTGCCCGGCACCGCCAACGTCTTCGATCCGGAACACATGCCAGATCGGTTCATCAGTGGTGCTGTCCGTTTCCGGATCAAAGACAGGTGTGGTGCCTTCGAGCCCACGCACGGTAAAAGGCGCGACCAGGTCGCTGTCGGGCACCTGTGCCGTACCTACACCAACCTTGCCGTCATCCTGAACGACAAAATGCGCCTGCCCCGTCACCGTCTGATCGCAGATGGTAGTTCCCGACACGGACGCGGGCCCAATGGTAAAGCGGTTGTGCCCATCGGTTGCTGGCCCGAGAAGGACGCGCAGATCATCCCCGTTCTTGGGGTTGGCGGCCCGTTCCAGCAACAGCGGGTCAATCGGTTCAATGGCGACGCCCCCGGCGAGATTGGAGACGTAGTCGCGCCCGCGTTCGTCGCGAAACTCGACCTGCTTGCCAAAGACGCGCAGGTCGCCAGTGAGGCGGGTGTCGCCCTCAAGCCAGATCAACTCCCGCGCGGAAAGTACATCGTCACAGATCGTATAGTCGCTGGGTACTTCGGTGCGGGCCGTGCAGGCTTCGCTGATGTTCGCATCGAAAGGTGTCGCCCGATCCCGCAACCGGATCAGCCCATTGGCCGCAAAAATATCTTGGGCGATCGTCCCGAATTGACGGCGAAAGATGCGGCCAGCCACCAGGAGATCATCCGCAGGCTGGCGAAAACTATTGGTGACCGCGTCCCAGGACACCATGCCGAGCGGCACCAGCCAGATGCTGTCTTCGTCATCAATCGGAAATTCTTGAAACGGCACGCTGCCGTCGCAGTGCAGCGGGGCATCAGGGTCGGTCGCATTGGCTGCCTCGCGGGCATCGCCGACGATGGCCCCGGCGATCGAGACACCGCTTTGCCGATCAACAACATTGGGGCGCTGACCAACCTCGATGGCAAAGCTTTCTTCGATCCGCTCAAAAGCATCTTCGGCGTCACAGGTGTTAAAGCCCGGCCGGGCACCCCGAATTGGGGTCTGGTCATATCGGATCCAGACCTGCACCGGACCGGTGTTGATCCCTTGCAGCTTGTCAGTTGGCACTTCGGTTGGCGTCGTCACCACGATGAGGCGACCATATCCGTCAATGGCGACACCCGGTGTGACCGAGACCTGAAACTCGCCCGGCCCAATCTCACTGGCCACCAGTTGCAGGCCCGCCGCGACGCCCCAGGAATGGGAACTCAGCGCATGACGCGCCTCTGCCGTACGGAAGTAGTCAACGATGGCGCCAAGGTCAGCAGCCCCAAGGTATTGTCCCTCAAAAAAGCTCGGTTGCACAGATGAAACAGAGACCATGGCTTAGTCCCCCCTCTCGGCGATGGCCTGCTTGAGCAGAGCGATGTCGATCTTTTGCCGCTCGACCTCGGCGGCCAGCGCTGCGACGTCTTCCCCCTTCTGCTTGGTCTGATAGCGCTGCTCAAACGTGTCGGATCCGTCGGGTGCGGCAACCTGATCGGCAATCCCAAAGAAGCTGGCGATGACCGGTTTGCCGACCAGTTCCATAGTGATCAACTCGGGCAGGTTCGCCTGCTCCAATTTGCCCAGGGGCCGTCCCGCATCGGGAAAACGGAAGCGAGGGCTGGCCTTGTTCAGAATACGGCTAAGCCCGGCTGGTTCGTTGAAGTTCAACGCAATCTCGCGGGCGAAGCCAGACAGGTTCTGCCCATTGGAGACAAGGCCCATGGCCGGTGCGATGTTGGCGAACCCCTCATTCAGCCCCGTAGACAGGCGTTGGAATGAAACATCCGGGACGTTTGGCTGTTCGACCAGATCGATTTCTTCCTCCGTGGCGGTGTTGTTGGAAGTTGTACGCCCGACGGTGTCGTCAAAGGCGTCATCGAATATGCCGATGAAGCTGCCACAGCAGACAGTGTCCAAAGCCTCGCGCAGCAGGCCCCAAATCGACAAGCTGCCGAGCCAATAGGTGACCGCGGTCCAGCTCACGAGTATCTTACGTTCCGTGGTCCAGTTGCAGACGGACAAGATCCGGCAGTCTTGAGCCGTCACTCGCACAGTGGCAAGGGGAATGCGATCTTCACAGGCTGGTGCCGGGGCTGGCGGCAAAAGGGCGAGGCAGAAGCACTGCCTGATCGCATCAAGCCAGATTGCAAGCAGGGTCAGGAACGACTGGATCCAGGCATTGGCGTAGCCATCGGCATTCGCTGCATCGGGACAACGCAGTTGCGCAAGAATATCCAGCACCTCGCAAGACGTGTGTGGATAGCGCATAAAATAGTTGGTCAGGTTCTTCTGCAACCGGCAGCAAAAAGCGGTCAACTGCTGGCGCTGTGCAAAGGTCAGTTGCGTGGTTTGGCCCAGATCCACCATGGTCGGCACGGCGTCCAACAGCAGGTCAAAGCAGCATTCCAGCTGCTTCATCAGGTCGGAATCATCATCAAACAACCCCACCCGGCGGTCATCATTGGGGCTGTCAGGTTCCTCCTCCGGCTTGCGGTAAACGCAGAACCGAAATCCCTCGCAAATCACTGTGGGTTCGCACGTGTCGGGCGCGGTACGTGGCTTGGGCGTCGGTGTGTGCAGCGGCGTCTCGCAGCAGGCCTCGCATTCGCAGCTTCCGCCACAAACGCAGGTCGATCCGCCCGCGCCACAGGACGAACAGGTGCCGCTCCGCAGAGGCAGCACCCCGCGCGTCGGCTTTTCGTCATACTTGATCGCGAGAACCCATTCTTCTTCAAGATCCTCGCAAGTGGATCCGGGCATCCGGCGGGGCGGGTCACAGTCATGCGACCTACGCTCTGCCATCTTGCATTTTCGGATCAGATCACAAATCGGCACGCTGGTATCGTCGCAGACGATGATTTCGTCACCGCACGGGCTGATCGCATGCCCCACCGTGACTTTCACCGCCCCGCAGGGATCGCATAACACCTTGAGCCCGCCAACTACTCCGGTACCGTGCACCGATAGGTTATGGGTACGAAAGCGCGCCCGAATGTAGTGGTCGAGGCGGTTTAGGTCCTCCTCGGTCAAAAGCTGTCCGGCGAAAAAACGCGGGCGGCAAAGGCATTCCAACCCGCCGCAGGTCGGGCAGCGGCAATCGGATGTGCCGGACCCGCAGGCCGATATGGTGCGAGAAACAACGGTCATGACGTGCCTCCTTGGCGGAACGTGATAAGGGGCGAAAGCTGGTTGATGAGCGCAGCGCTTACCCCGGGGACCGCGGCGAGTTCGGCCAAGCCATCAAACGGGCGCGCCTCGATGATGCGGTTGGCGGTGCTTGGTCCGACCCCCGGCAGGTTGGTCAGTTCATCAACGGACGCGGTGTTCACGTTGACGGGCAGGTTGCTATTGTCCTGAAGCGCCAAAGGTTCGGCCCTGGGTGGCTGATTGAAGTAAAACGCGCTTTCAAAGACGCTGCCCGCCCGGCCATTCCCGCTTAGGCGATCTGGCAGAAAGGGCGCTACGTGTTCGGCGTCGATGGGCAGCCGCTCCACATCAATCAAGGCGTTCCCGTCAAAGCGGATTTCGAACTGATAAGCGGGCACGCCTGCATTAGGTACGGGCACAGAACCGCCGTTCAGCCACTGCCGATAGAACAGCGCCTGTAGCCCGGGAGTGGTGATGTTGACCGTGGGCAGGATCACGAGCCCGTTTTCCAAGGCACCGCTGGCAACTGAATCCTCGTCCATGGGGATCAGCCGATCCACCCGTTCGATGAGGCAGGTACCTGCCTCTGAATTATCGGGCGACAGCCTAAGCTCTGCCGGCATGGCGATGGCGGGCACGTCCGCGACCAGCCCATAGTCCGGCGCGTCCACGGGTGACAGTGAATCCGCCAAAAGCCGGACACGTACCTGAACCAGCCGCAGCGCGTAACGCAGGATCTGCTCTGACTGTCCAGACTCTCGGATCGCTCGGGGTATTGATGCGAAATAGTGGCTTTGCCGGGTAAAGGCGATGGCAAAGCCGGGCACCTGCACGGGTTCATTGTTGCCGTTAAAATCGATGGCGATGCGTGGAAAGCTTTCCACATCGTAAAGGCCGAGATGATCCCAACTGATACCGCAGATGCGCGTAACCTCTTGCATTTCACCTGGCGGCCCTGCAGGGCCTTGGGGGCCAGCAGGCCCTTGAATGCCTTGCGGCCCTGGTGGCCCGACCTCTCCCTGAAGGCCTTGCGCGCCAGGCTCTCCCGGCTCGCCCTGCTCGCCCTGTTCCCCGGCGGGTCCGGCTGGGCCAGTGGGTCCAGGTGGCCCTTGCTCTCCCTCGCCCCCTGCCCCGCCGCCATGGCAACAGTTTTCCAGCACGCAACGCAAAGCCTCGGCAATCGCCTGTGTCGACGGCAGACGCAGGCGCCCAAGTCTATTGTCGATTTGAACCGTACCGTCGGCAGGATCCGTAACAGGGTCAGGCATATCCAGGATGCGATCCCCGGGCCGGTAGCCGCGGATCGTCGCCAAGACCAGGCAATCGCTCCCTTCGCAATCGGGGCAACTGTCGGCATCCAGTAATCCGGCGCAA from Tateyamaria omphalii encodes:
- a CDS encoding ATP-binding protein, which gives rise to MTDEGPFVYALKCLDLMVHRAALRLRARFELSADEFRGLYISDAQVDALLKARQETAAASPLCAQLATQWPVAMATLARQDRWKGLVRRLGLTVGEEQVLLIALAPHLDAKYAPLFAYLNDNIGRPYLTVDLIMRLLDWGATNPARWMLGAKGKLRRFGLLGHVPDSAPEGFALEDGLAAYLMGAPLSYAVAVEGVQVHEAPACRMPSLPPRAGFTDQLATASAHLGKQVIGLIGEAGSGRATYARDLLSQHVAAVFTVDARPLARGERPAAALRQAVVLAAISDSALLVQSAAELSADFLLRDALQLATDLNVPTLLLTDQTASLKRLCPTARPVPVSALSVTERKATWEFHLQGHGLHAEAQAIWSTADLFALRFGAIAAAVEALCPQAGSDRRLTADQLNAAARDQSSAAFSAGAAQVADRYDFDDLVLAPAVRDRINDFITATRHRRTVYETWNMQRRLGPARGLVAMFTGASGTGKSMAASVIAKALGLDLYRIELSAIVSKYIGETEKNLDAIFNAAREANAILFFDEADALFGKRSEVKEAHDRYANIECAYLLQKMERHDGIVILTTNMPRGLDAAFSRRIQFVIDFPRPDAALRETLWAGMFPPEVPLAGDVDFAFLARNFENTGGEIRNIALDAALRTAGQPGAKITMQALLKAVERQLVKQGRAPTAAAFKQHFKLVQQATG
- a CDS encoding eCIS core domain-containing protein, whose amino-acid sequence is MKKLSGRSPDRAARTMGGALRTRGAGARNQSAGGSSNQMLQAARRGAGLTPVSQGTAKAKGAMTSPPSERRALTPGGPRIDVYDTPASHAAARDMGMLGFSYAGRVFLGEGHKLPGAPSRQEVLRHELIHAAQSAIPGTPQSRGALERQAHDWDGRSALLSADPGAVYGWFWIPMVIAGGYILLKPNVANAPAPGDPTVASMDVADYGKMIAEAVVLASGGMIYNGVRAAGFSVMASWGATGAAGSMSFRGISDVHGGEFSGVDTYVVDGFTGATIGVVTGGTFRLIGRIPGPTRALSNWFRQGAQNDAAYGQLPMRERLLYEIGQKTLPQGQFGPLQGMTPVERGAHLVQQNGWLRALFPSSTGFARPSGTLLTGPTPGGRAAIRGLFGFSSGFVGNAAFGDSIHDAYGLNDGMTPVPDQDGQAQMGGAANTIIVVPQGREFEWLLQNNQVGDFPVPRDAPGIQTTPPPIAPGADVEPVRGSGITPDIPQPGGETAMG